The nucleotide window TGGGCATGGTGGTGGGGGAGAACGCGCGCGAAAGCGACATGGACGTGAACATCACCAAGGAGAAGAAGCTCACCAACATGCGCGCCGCCGGCTCCGACGACACCACCAAGCTGATCCCCCCGCGGGTCATGAGCCTGGAGCAGACGCTGGAGTTCCTGGCCGACGACGAGCTGGCCGAGGTCACGCCGCGCTTCCTGCGGGTGCGCAAGCGCTTCCTGGACCCGCTGCAGCGGCCGCGGAAGAACGCGCTGCCGGCGCAATAGCGCGCCTCACACCCGGGTTGCGGTCCGCGCCTCGCGTTCCGGGCGCGACCCGCGTGTCACGTCCGGGTTGCGGCCTGCGCGGGCTGCGGCCCGCCCTCCTAGGTCGCGTTCGCGGGCCGGGCCTTGGGAGCCGGCTTCTTCGCCGCGGGCGCGGCGCTCTTCGCCACTTCCGCCGACAACTTGTGCGGCTTCGCGTCCATCGGGCAGCGCGGGCACTTGCCCGGGCCGGCAACCGGCTGGTTGTCCGTGGGGCAGGTGTACATCGTGGACATCTTCGCCAGCTTGAGACCGTGGTGCGGACACGTACCGGGCCCGCTGCTCTCGAAGACGCAGCCGGGGCGCGGGCAGTCGTACACGAACTTGGTTCCGGAAACGGTCGGGTGCCCCTGCGGGGCGGCGGCCGGCTTCTTGTCCATGCCGGGGTAGGCTCGGGCCTGCCCGGCGGCGAGACCCAGGACCACCGTCAGCAGGGCGGCGCGCGCCAGCGCGCCGGCGAGGTGATTGCGAATCATCAAGTGACTCCTCCCTGAAGGAAAATCGATACCTCGAGGCCATGCGTCGGGGGTATTCCGGCCAGGACCAGCCTGGCCGCGGGCTTGGGAGCCCCGGGGCGTCCCGGCCCACGGTGCGCCCTCTCCTTGGATGCGCTAGACTCGTCCGGAGTGTCCCGGAATTCGCCCTGGATCCCGCCCTCCTGGAAGACCTGAAACCCGAGGAGCGCCCATGCCCGAACCGATTCGCGTTGCCCTGATCGGCGCCGGTTTCGCACGCCGCGTGCAGGGCCCGGCCTTTCGCAGGCACCCCGACTACAAGCTGGTGGGAATCGCCAGCGCCCGCCTCGAAAGCGCCAGGGCCGCGGCCGACGAACTGGGCGTGAAATACGCCTCCGACGACTGGAAACGCATGCTCGATGAGGTGGACTGCGACCTGGTGAGCGTGGTGACGCCACCGAAGCTGCACCACCCCCAGGCGCGGCGCGCGCTGGAGCTGGGCCGGGACCTGCTGTTGGAGAAGCCCACCGCCATGGACGCGGCCGAGGCGGAGGACCTGCTCCGGTTCGCCCGCGAGCGCGGCCGGGTGCACGCCCTGAACCACGAGTACCGCATGATGCCCGCGCGGGCCTTTGCGCGCGAGCTGCTCCGGCGCGGCGACATCGGCCCGCTCACGCGCTTCGAGGCGCGCAGCCACTACGACTTCTTCAACCCCCACCGCGGGATCGCCTGGCGCTGGCTGTGCGACGCCGGCATGGGCGGGGGCATGTGGGGCGCCATCGGGTCGCACCTGGTGGACTACGCGCAGTGGGTGGCCGGGCCGGTCACCTCGGTGTCGGCGACGATGGAGAACCACTTCCCGACGCGACCCGACGCCTCCGGCACGCCCAGGCCGGTCACGGCTGACGACGCTTTCGTGGTGACCGCCGAATTCAAGGACGGCGCCACCGGGGTGCTCGAGGCCAGCGCCGTGGTGTCCCACCGCGACGACGTCTTCGAGCTGCATGGCGAGCACGGCAGCCTGTTCGTGGAGAACGACGTGCTGTTCCGCGCGCGCCCGGGGCACCCGCGCGAGCAGGTGTCGGTGGAGAAGGAGTTCGACATCCAGCGCCACGGCGAGGATGCCCGGCTCGATCCCTTCTACGCGCTGCTCACCGGGCTGGCGACCAGCGTGCGCGACCGATCCGGGTTCCATCCCAACCTGGAGGATGGCGTGGCCACCCAGCGCGTGCTGGATGCGGCGCGAGCCTCGCACGCGCAGGGCCGCCGCGTGGCGGTCGAGGCGGGCGCGGTGGGCCGGATGGGAGGCGCATGAGGCCGGGGGCCGCGCTGGTTCGCGCCACGCTGCTCCTGGCGGCCCTGGTGTGCGCCTGGTCCCCGGCGGAGGCGCGCAACAAGCGCCCGCGCGCCCGTGCCGCGCCGACCGAGGTGGTGGCCACCGAGACGCTGCCGGTGTCGCGGCCCGTCACCGGCCTCGGCACCCACCCCGTGTGGGACGACGGCAAGGCGGAGATCTCGATCTACGCGGGCACGGCGCGCAACCGCGCCGGCGACACCGTGCGCGTGGAGGCCCGCTCGATCGTGGTCAAGGAGGACTTCGACCGGAGGCTGCTGGTGAAGTCCGACGCCGCGCCCGGCCCGAAGGTGAACTTCCCGGTGCTCAAGCAGAACTTCTTCCTCGATGTGCCCGCCGGCACCTACACCGAGCACCTGATGACCTCCAGCTTCCTCGACGCGCGCGCCTGGAAACTGGTGAAGCTCTCGGCCACCTCGCAGGACGGCTGCGGCATGACCTGGGTGGAGGTGAAGCCGCCCCTGCCCGGGGCGAGGCCCGCGAACCAGCCGTGGACCCACCGCTCCGGCTCCTACTGGGACGAGGAAGGGGACCGGGAGCTGCGCCTGGAGGCCGGCGCCGGCGCCCAGGCCCTGGACGCCCTGCCGCTGTGGCTGCGCGGCGTGGACCTGGGCCGCGGCGGGGACATCGGCTTTGACCTGCTCCCGTCCCAGGCGGCCGCGCGGGTGCAGCGCACCGGGCTGGTGCCGGCGCTGGTGCACGTGGCGGAGGCCGAGTCGCTCACCGTGCCCGCGGGTCGCTTCCCGGCGCGGCGCGTGGAGGTGCGCTACCTGGACGTGGTGGATGTCTATCACTTCGAGTCGGTGTTCCCGAACCGCCTGCTGCGCGTGGAAACGCAGAAGGGCGTGACGCTGGAGCTGAAGAAGTCGCTGCGCCTCGACTACTGGAACCACACCCGCCCGGGCGACGAGAAGCTGCTGGCGGACTGAGAGGCGCTTCAGCGGATGGAAACGAA belongs to Candidatus Eisenbacteria bacterium and includes:
- a CDS encoding Gfo/Idh/MocA family oxidoreductase — translated: MPEPIRVALIGAGFARRVQGPAFRRHPDYKLVGIASARLESARAAADELGVKYASDDWKRMLDEVDCDLVSVVTPPKLHHPQARRALELGRDLLLEKPTAMDAAEAEDLLRFARERGRVHALNHEYRMMPARAFARELLRRGDIGPLTRFEARSHYDFFNPHRGIAWRWLCDAGMGGGMWGAIGSHLVDYAQWVAGPVTSVSATMENHFPTRPDASGTPRPVTADDAFVVTAEFKDGATGVLEASAVVSHRDDVFELHGEHGSLFVENDVLFRARPGHPREQVSVEKEFDIQRHGEDARLDPFYALLTGLATSVRDRSGFHPNLEDGVATQRVLDAARASHAQGRRVAVEAGAVGRMGGA